One segment of Curtobacterium sp. MR_MD2014 DNA contains the following:
- a CDS encoding LmeA family phospholipid-binding protein, with amino-acid sequence MSVATEPTRKRRRWPVVLVVLVLVLAALVVVAEFVLRGVVDRIIADQVEQSLPEGATGEVTAHAEGIVVPQLLAGTLDRVDITSDRLTVDGVPLAADVTARDVPVDGKGDVRDVDGHVTLAATSVQDLAKYSPLFERLRLVDGGVELSGSTAVLGYDIGYAATGDVVAQQDGRGVTITPQSVRITNSDLGLKVDRIPGVTGVPVQVCTAQFLPEQLRVRSVDVTSAEATVRVTADSLPLTEQGLRTVGDCG; translated from the coding sequence ATGTCCGTCGCCACCGAGCCCACCCGGAAGCGCCGTCGCTGGCCCGTCGTCCTCGTCGTCCTGGTGCTCGTGCTCGCCGCGCTCGTCGTCGTCGCGGAGTTCGTGCTCCGGGGCGTCGTCGACCGGATCATCGCCGACCAGGTCGAGCAGTCCCTCCCGGAGGGCGCCACCGGCGAGGTCACCGCACACGCCGAGGGCATCGTCGTCCCGCAGCTGCTCGCCGGCACGCTCGACCGGGTCGACATCACCTCGGACCGGCTGACCGTCGACGGGGTCCCGCTGGCCGCCGACGTCACCGCTCGCGACGTCCCGGTGGACGGCAAGGGCGACGTGCGCGACGTCGACGGCCACGTCACCCTCGCCGCGACGAGCGTGCAGGACCTGGCGAAGTACAGTCCGCTGTTCGAGCGGCTCCGGCTCGTCGACGGCGGCGTCGAGCTGTCCGGTTCGACCGCGGTGCTCGGGTACGACATCGGCTACGCGGCCACCGGCGACGTGGTGGCGCAGCAGGACGGCCGTGGCGTCACGATCACCCCGCAGAGCGTCCGCATCACGAACTCGGACCTCGGCCTGAAGGTCGACCGCATCCCCGGCGTCACGGGCGTCCCGGTGCAGGTCTGCACAGCGCAGTTCCTGCCCGAGCAGCTCCGGGTCCGGTCCGTCGACGTGACCTCCGCCGAGGCCACCGTCCGGGTCACCGCCGACTCGCTGCCGCTGACCGAGCAGGGCCTGCGCACGGTCGGCGACTGCGGCTGA
- the argS gene encoding arginine--tRNA ligase: MTPAELSAAYLSILTGIVERRGASDTVTIGESHVALERPKNRAHGDWASNAAMQLAKRLGTNPRELATEIAGELTELDGVASVDVAGPGFINITLEAAAAGEIARTIVDQADAFGHGDLYEGVSIDLEFVSANPTGPIHMGGVRWAAVGDSLARVFEAQGGLVTREYYFNDHGAQIDRFARSLVASALGEPTPEDGYGGAYIGEIAARVIATLPAGTDVRDLPRDEAQELFRREGVEFMFTDIKSSLHDFGVDFDVYFHENSLHESKAVERAIERLQSLGKMYEAEGALWLRTTDFGDDRDRVVIKSDGQPAYIAGDLAYYLDKRERGFERNLIMLGADHHGYVGRMMAMCAAFGDEPGKNLEILIGQMVNLLKDGQPFRMSKRNGTIVSMEDLVDAVGVDAGRYALVRFASDTSIDIDLDLLTKRTNDNPVFYVQYAHARTQSVARNAAASGVDRSAFDASLLTHETESALLGALAEYPRVVRQAAELREPHRIARYIEQLAGLYHRWYDSCRVTPLGDEAVSDLHRTRLWLNDATGQVVRNGLGLLGVSAPERM, translated from the coding sequence GTGACTCCTGCCGAACTCTCCGCCGCGTACCTGTCGATCCTGACCGGGATCGTCGAGCGACGAGGCGCGTCCGACACCGTGACGATCGGGGAGTCCCACGTGGCCCTCGAGCGGCCGAAGAACCGTGCGCACGGCGACTGGGCCTCGAACGCGGCGATGCAGCTCGCGAAGCGCCTCGGTACGAACCCGCGCGAGCTCGCGACCGAGATCGCCGGCGAGCTGACCGAGCTCGACGGTGTCGCGTCCGTCGACGTCGCCGGCCCCGGCTTCATCAACATCACGCTCGAGGCCGCCGCCGCCGGTGAGATCGCCCGCACGATCGTCGACCAGGCCGACGCGTTCGGACACGGCGACCTGTACGAGGGCGTGTCCATCGACCTCGAGTTCGTGTCCGCGAACCCGACCGGTCCGATCCACATGGGCGGTGTGCGCTGGGCCGCCGTCGGTGACTCGCTCGCCCGCGTGTTCGAGGCGCAGGGCGGCCTCGTCACCCGTGAGTACTACTTCAACGACCACGGCGCACAGATCGACCGCTTCGCCCGGTCGCTCGTCGCCTCGGCGCTGGGGGAGCCCACGCCGGAGGACGGCTACGGCGGTGCCTACATCGGCGAGATCGCCGCGCGGGTCATCGCGACGCTGCCCGCCGGCACCGACGTGCGCGACCTGCCGCGCGACGAGGCGCAGGAGCTGTTCCGCCGCGAGGGCGTCGAGTTCATGTTCACCGACATCAAGTCCTCGCTGCACGACTTCGGCGTGGACTTCGACGTCTACTTCCACGAGAACTCGCTGCACGAGTCGAAGGCCGTCGAGCGGGCCATCGAGCGGCTGCAGTCCCTCGGCAAGATGTACGAGGCCGAGGGTGCGCTCTGGCTCCGCACGACCGACTTCGGCGACGACCGCGACCGCGTCGTGATCAAGTCCGACGGGCAGCCGGCGTACATCGCGGGCGACCTGGCGTACTACCTCGACAAGCGCGAGCGCGGGTTCGAGCGCAACCTCATCATGCTCGGCGCGGACCACCACGGCTACGTCGGTCGCATGATGGCGATGTGCGCGGCGTTCGGTGACGAGCCCGGCAAGAACCTCGAGATCCTCATCGGCCAGATGGTGAACCTGCTCAAGGACGGCCAGCCCTTCCGCATGTCGAAGCGCAACGGCACGATCGTGTCGATGGAGGACCTCGTCGACGCCGTGGGTGTCGACGCCGGTCGCTACGCCCTCGTGCGGTTCGCGAGCGACACCTCGATCGACATCGACCTCGACCTGCTCACCAAGCGCACCAACGACAACCCGGTCTTCTACGTGCAGTACGCCCACGCCCGCACGCAGTCGGTCGCCCGCAACGCCGCCGCCTCGGGCGTGGACCGCTCCGCGTTCGACGCGTCCCTGCTCACGCACGAGACGGAGAGCGCCCTCCTCGGAGCCCTCGCCGAGTACCCGCGCGTGGTGCGCCAGGCCGCGGAGCTCCGCGAGCCGCACCGCATCGCGCGGTACATCGAGCAGCTCGCCGGGCTCTACCACCGCTGGTACGACTCCTGCCGGGTGACGCCGCTCGGCGACGAGGCCGTGTCGGACCTGCACCGCACGCGCCTGTGGCTGAACGACGCGACCGGGCAGGTCGTCCGCAACGGCCTCGGCCTCCTCGGGGTGAGTGCGCCCGAGCGCATGTAG
- a CDS encoding helix-turn-helix domain-containing protein: MVRLPLSPAELERGRRLGALLRRARGERSILDVALDAGVSPETLRKIETGRIATPSFATIAAVASVVRLSLDALWDEVRPEAERVAPDRATHPVHEESPRR, encoded by the coding sequence ATGGTCCGACTCCCGCTGAGCCCCGCCGAGCTGGAACGCGGTCGCCGGCTCGGCGCACTGCTCCGTCGCGCTCGGGGTGAGCGCTCGATCCTCGACGTCGCCCTCGATGCGGGCGTGTCGCCCGAGACCCTGCGGAAGATCGAGACCGGTCGCATCGCGACGCCGTCGTTCGCCACGATCGCCGCGGTCGCGAGCGTCGTCCGACTGTCGCTCGACGCGCTCTGGGACGAGGTGCGCCCCGAGGCGGAACGGGTGGCCCCGGACCGGGCGACGCACCCCGTGCACGAGGAGAGCCCCCGGCGATGA
- the map gene encoding type I methionyl aminopeptidase, producing the protein MIEILSPTEVDRARRTGALVGTILQTLRERTTVGTNLLEVDGWTRTMIEDAGAVSCYVDYAPSFGRGPFGHHVCTAVNDAVLHGLPHDRELADGDLLTLDLAVTLDGIAADAAISFVVGRADPADTALIDATERALAAGIAAAGPGVRTGDVSHAIGEVLTAAGYPVNTEFGGHGIGSTMHQDPHVANTGRPGRGYTLRPGLLLALEPWVMADTDELVTDPDGWTLRSATGARTAHTEHTVAITEDGVEVLTRPGS; encoded by the coding sequence ATGATCGAGATCCTCTCCCCCACCGAGGTCGACCGGGCCCGTCGCACCGGCGCCCTCGTCGGCACGATCCTGCAGACCCTCCGGGAGCGGACGACGGTCGGCACGAACCTGCTCGAGGTGGACGGGTGGACCCGGACGATGATCGAGGACGCCGGCGCGGTCTCCTGCTACGTCGACTACGCCCCCTCGTTCGGTCGTGGCCCCTTCGGCCACCACGTCTGCACCGCGGTGAACGACGCGGTGCTCCACGGCCTGCCGCACGACCGCGAGCTCGCCGACGGCGACCTGCTCACCCTGGACCTCGCGGTGACCCTGGACGGGATCGCCGCCGACGCGGCGATCAGCTTCGTCGTCGGGCGCGCCGACCCGGCGGACACCGCCCTGATCGACGCCACCGAACGGGCGCTGGCCGCCGGCATCGCCGCCGCGGGCCCCGGCGTCCGGACCGGGGACGTGTCGCACGCCATCGGCGAGGTCCTCACCGCCGCGGGCTACCCCGTGAACACCGAGTTCGGCGGGCACGGCATCGGCTCGACGATGCACCAGGACCCGCACGTGGCGAACACGGGTCGGCCGGGGCGCGGCTACACCCTGCGACCGGGGCTGCTCCTCGCGCTCGAGCCCTGGGTGATGGCGGACACGGACGAGCTCGTCACCGATCCCGACGGGTGGACGCTGCGGAGCGCGACGGGGGCGAGGACCGCGCACACCGAGCACACCGTCGCGATCACCGAGGACGGCGTCGAGGTGCTCACCCGTCCCGGCAGCTGA
- a CDS encoding TPM domain-containing protein — protein MGRIGAVLLAAGLVITPAAAAHATDPVDLGGAYVVDEAGALSSGQPTQVERAVQDLYDRTQTQLYVVYVPTFTNPTDHAAWGDALMERNQIDSDAIVLSVAVDDRIADIQQTNATALSSSDVESAYQQDAVPQLRDGDWAGAAVALADGLVSSQAPPDLTWLWVLLLVVVVGAVVAVLVIRTRNKRRTAEAARAQEASLAGLERKAGAALVTIDDELRTAEQEVGFATAQFGEDAAKPFAEAVATAKRNVRQAFSYQQQLDDEVPDSPQQRAQWANQIVAICEQAHASIDEQTEAFDHLRSLEDGVEDAATALASAVAAAPVELDAARRALDRVRGSYGGRTLATVSDNVDQAEQVLGYATERSQAATAAIASGDKGEAVIAVRDAQHALAQVQQLTASATGAERTFAEATARVQAMRADIEGDVAAARSMRSGDPALAAAVTRADTVLRQGSDPRDPIAAVDALTKANTEIDAALAAARGAQEQQQRARRALDDALRDARARISQARDFISLRRGAVGTTARTRLSEAERALDDAVDLATSDPARALGAARAAEQYAAAAMDAANDDMGGWPGQGGGGNGAQLGGLVTGIVLGGLLGGRGGSYGGGSFGGGGFGGGGGFSGGGGFGGGGGGGGGGGGGFSGGGRF, from the coding sequence GTGGGTCGGATCGGCGCCGTGCTCCTCGCCGCCGGACTCGTGATCACGCCCGCCGCAGCAGCCCACGCGACGGACCCGGTCGACCTCGGCGGTGCCTACGTGGTCGACGAGGCCGGTGCCCTCAGCAGCGGTCAGCCGACCCAGGTCGAACGGGCGGTCCAGGACCTCTACGACCGGACGCAGACGCAGCTCTACGTGGTCTACGTGCCGACCTTCACGAACCCGACCGACCACGCCGCCTGGGGTGACGCCCTGATGGAGCGCAACCAGATCGACTCCGACGCGATCGTGCTCTCCGTGGCGGTCGACGACCGGATCGCCGACATCCAGCAGACGAACGCGACCGCACTGTCGAGCAGCGACGTCGAGTCCGCCTACCAGCAGGACGCCGTCCCGCAGCTGCGGGACGGCGACTGGGCGGGCGCCGCCGTCGCCCTCGCGGACGGACTCGTCTCCTCGCAGGCCCCGCCGGACCTCACCTGGCTGTGGGTCCTGCTGCTCGTGGTCGTCGTCGGTGCGGTCGTCGCCGTCCTGGTGATCCGCACCCGCAACAAGCGACGCACCGCCGAGGCCGCACGAGCGCAGGAGGCGTCCCTCGCCGGGCTCGAGCGCAAGGCGGGCGCGGCGCTGGTCACCATCGACGACGAGCTCCGGACGGCCGAGCAGGAGGTCGGCTTCGCCACGGCACAGTTCGGCGAGGACGCGGCGAAGCCCTTCGCCGAGGCCGTCGCGACCGCGAAGCGGAACGTGCGGCAGGCGTTCTCCTACCAGCAGCAGCTCGACGACGAGGTACCGGACTCCCCGCAGCAGCGCGCGCAGTGGGCGAACCAGATCGTCGCCATCTGCGAGCAGGCCCACGCGTCCATCGACGAGCAGACCGAGGCCTTCGACCACCTGCGGTCCCTCGAGGACGGGGTCGAGGACGCCGCGACCGCCCTCGCCTCCGCGGTCGCGGCAGCCCCGGTCGAGCTCGACGCCGCCCGCCGCGCGCTCGACCGGGTGCGCGGGTCGTACGGCGGCCGGACCCTGGCGACGGTCTCCGACAACGTCGACCAGGCCGAGCAGGTCCTCGGCTACGCGACGGAGCGGTCGCAGGCGGCGACCGCGGCCATCGCGTCCGGGGACAAGGGCGAGGCGGTCATCGCCGTGCGCGACGCCCAGCACGCGCTCGCACAGGTGCAGCAGCTGACCGCGAGTGCGACCGGCGCCGAGCGCACCTTCGCCGAGGCGACCGCCCGGGTCCAGGCGATGCGCGCAGACATCGAGGGAGACGTCGCCGCAGCCCGTTCGATGCGGTCCGGCGACCCGGCCCTCGCGGCCGCGGTGACCCGTGCCGACACCGTCCTCCGCCAGGGCTCCGACCCGCGCGACCCGATCGCCGCCGTCGACGCGCTGACGAAGGCGAACACCGAGATCGACGCCGCACTGGCCGCAGCACGCGGTGCGCAGGAGCAGCAGCAGCGGGCACGCCGCGCCCTCGACGACGCCCTGCGCGACGCCCGGGCCCGGATCAGCCAGGCGCGCGACTTCATCTCGCTCCGCCGGGGAGCCGTCGGCACGACGGCCCGGACGCGCCTGTCCGAGGCCGAGCGCGCGCTCGACGACGCGGTCGACCTCGCCACGAGCGACCCCGCCCGCGCCCTCGGGGCTGCACGCGCCGCCGAGCAGTACGCCGCCGCGGCGATGGACGCGGCGAACGACGACATGGGCGGATGGCCCGGGCAGGGCGGCGGCGGCAACGGCGCACAGCTCGGGGGCCTCGTGACCGGGATCGTGCTCGGCGGCCTCCTCGGCGGACGCGGCGGCAGCTACGGGGGCGGCTCCTTCGGCGGTGGGGGCTTCGGCGGCGGCGGGGGCTTCAGCGGCGGCGGGGGCTTCGGCGGAGGCGGCGGCGGGGGCGGCGGAGGCGGCGGAGGCTTCTCCGGCGGCGGCCGCTTCTGA
- a CDS encoding PspA/IM30 family protein, whose protein sequence is MAKQTILGRISSLIRANVNQLIDDAEDPQKMLDQLVRDYTNNIADAKTAIAQTIGNLRLLEQDHEEDKRAATEWGQKAANASAAADKYRAEGKTADADKFDNLAKIAIGKQIAAEQEVKDNEGPLATQNEQVEKLKSGLAGMEQKLEQLKAKRDSLVARQKTAEAQSKVNDAIGNIDITDPTSDLNRFEEKVRREEAKVLGQQELQSSSLDAQFESLEDVGRDAEVEARLAALKNGGSAGI, encoded by the coding sequence ATGGCAAAGCAGACGATTCTCGGCCGGATCTCCTCGCTCATCCGGGCGAACGTGAACCAGCTCATCGACGACGCCGAGGACCCGCAGAAGATGCTGGACCAGCTCGTCCGCGACTACACGAACAACATCGCCGACGCGAAGACGGCGATCGCGCAGACGATCGGTAACCTCCGCCTGCTCGAGCAGGACCACGAGGAGGACAAGCGCGCGGCGACCGAGTGGGGTCAGAAGGCCGCCAACGCCTCGGCCGCCGCCGACAAGTACCGCGCCGAGGGCAAGACCGCGGACGCCGACAAGTTCGACAACCTCGCGAAGATCGCGATCGGCAAGCAGATCGCGGCCGAGCAGGAGGTCAAGGACAACGAGGGCCCGCTCGCCACGCAGAACGAGCAGGTCGAGAAGCTCAAGTCCGGGCTGGCCGGCATGGAGCAGAAGCTCGAACAGCTCAAGGCCAAGCGCGACTCGCTCGTCGCCCGTCAGAAGACTGCCGAGGCGCAGTCCAAGGTCAACGACGCCATCGGCAACATCGACATCACCGATCCGACGAGCGACCTCAACCGCTTCGAGGAGAAGGTCCGCCGCGAGGAGGCGAAGGTCCTCGGGCAGCAGGAACTGCAGTCGTCGAGCCTGGACGCGCAGTTCGAGAGCCTGGAGGACGTGGGTCGCGACGCCGAGGTCGAGGCACGTCTCGCCGCGCTGAAGAACGGCGGGTCCGCGGGTATCTGA
- a CDS encoding arginase family protein, whose product MQFLVVGQWQGSASSRAMRLGDGAQAIAADLPRAATTVVDVPAGAGDRLETAVARYTSVRAVADRVAEETGVASEPVLVVGGDGSSVLGASVLVRPDTAFVRIAGSSGYRSLNRAQPVAAETAVLRLLVDRPEDLFPDLPVLDPARVVLAGIRGVEDAEIAALDRVGITHLDVDAATPDAIAVAVGSTGAERVFVHVDLDVLDPAEVDGLLEPVPFGIDASGLVERIQAATRGRRLVGAALTGFAPVDPDRAVDDLGVILRAVGALTTASRTTDRG is encoded by the coding sequence ATGCAGTTCCTCGTCGTCGGTCAGTGGCAGGGTTCGGCGTCGTCGCGCGCGATGCGCCTCGGCGACGGAGCACAGGCCATCGCAGCCGATCTCCCCCGCGCCGCCACGACCGTCGTCGACGTGCCGGCCGGCGCGGGCGACCGGCTCGAGACCGCCGTCGCCCGCTACACGTCGGTCCGTGCCGTGGCCGACCGCGTCGCCGAGGAGACCGGCGTCGCGAGCGAACCCGTCCTGGTGGTCGGTGGTGACGGGTCGAGCGTGCTCGGCGCCTCCGTGCTCGTGCGTCCGGACACCGCGTTCGTGCGCATCGCCGGATCGAGCGGCTACCGGTCGCTGAACCGCGCACAACCCGTCGCCGCCGAGACCGCCGTCCTGCGCCTGCTCGTCGACCGCCCGGAGGACCTCTTCCCCGACCTGCCGGTCCTGGACCCGGCCAGGGTCGTGCTCGCCGGGATCCGCGGAGTCGAGGACGCCGAGATCGCCGCCCTCGACCGGGTCGGGATCACCCACCTCGACGTGGACGCGGCGACGCCGGACGCGATCGCGGTCGCGGTCGGGTCCACCGGCGCCGAGCGCGTCTTCGTCCACGTCGACCTCGACGTGCTCGACCCGGCCGAGGTGGACGGGCTGCTCGAGCCGGTGCCCTTCGGGATCGACGCCTCCGGTCTGGTCGAGCGCATCCAGGCCGCGACGCGGGGACGGCGACTCGTCGGGGCCGCGCTGACCGGCTTCGCACCGGTGGACCCCGACAGAGCGGTCGACGACCTGGGAGTGATCCTGCGTGCGGTCGGTGCCCTGACGACCGCGTCCCGCACCACCGACCGCGGCTGA
- a CDS encoding dihydrolipoyl dehydrogenase family protein, translated as MTDYDLIVIGAGAVGENVADYAHKRGLSVAVVEAELVGGECSYWACMPSKALLRSGHAVAAAKRVDGAAQAVTGHVDAAKVLARRNSFTSDYQDDSQVAWLESADIALIRGHARITGEKTIEVGGETHTARAAVAVVTGSLHQLPDVSGLADAQPWGTREGTSAQQVPESLLVIGGGVAGSELATAWASLGSKVTLVARHGLLGGMEPFAGELVADAMRELGIDVRTGVSPTRVDRDEHGLVTTTLDDGTTVVTSEVLAATGRKAHTADLGLDSVGLTPGDWLQVDDTMLVQGTDWLYAVGDVNHRALLTHQGKYQARAAGEAIAARAQGRPVHAEPWGAHVATADHAAVPQVTFTDPEVASIGLTETAAREQGIDVRAVEYDLGAIAGSALQADGYTGRAKMVVDESRGVVVGVTFVGQDVAEMLHAATVAVVGEVPVDRLWHAVPAYPTMNEVWLRLLETYGRPE; from the coding sequence ATGACGGACTACGACCTCATCGTGATCGGCGCCGGCGCAGTCGGCGAGAACGTGGCGGACTACGCCCACAAGCGCGGCCTGTCGGTCGCCGTGGTCGAGGCCGAACTGGTCGGCGGTGAGTGCTCCTACTGGGCGTGCATGCCGTCGAAGGCGCTCCTCCGCAGCGGCCACGCGGTCGCGGCTGCGAAGCGCGTCGACGGTGCCGCGCAGGCGGTCACCGGGCACGTGGACGCCGCGAAGGTGCTCGCGCGCCGCAACTCCTTCACCTCCGACTACCAGGACGACAGCCAGGTGGCCTGGCTCGAGTCCGCCGACATCGCCCTGATCCGCGGCCACGCCCGCATCACCGGCGAGAAGACCATCGAGGTCGGCGGCGAGACGCACACCGCACGCGCCGCCGTCGCCGTCGTGACCGGTTCGCTGCACCAGCTGCCGGACGTCTCCGGTCTCGCGGACGCGCAGCCGTGGGGTACCCGCGAGGGCACCAGCGCCCAACAGGTCCCGGAGAGCCTGCTCGTCATCGGCGGCGGCGTCGCCGGCTCCGAGCTCGCGACCGCGTGGGCCTCCCTCGGGTCGAAGGTCACCCTGGTCGCCCGGCACGGGCTGCTCGGCGGCATGGAGCCGTTCGCCGGTGAGCTCGTCGCCGACGCGATGCGGGAGCTCGGCATCGACGTCCGCACCGGTGTCAGCCCGACACGGGTCGACCGCGACGAGCACGGCCTGGTCACCACGACGCTCGACGACGGCACCACGGTCGTGACGAGCGAGGTCCTCGCGGCGACGGGTCGGAAGGCGCACACCGCCGACCTCGGCCTCGACTCCGTGGGGCTCACCCCGGGCGACTGGCTGCAGGTCGACGACACGATGCTCGTGCAGGGCACCGACTGGCTCTACGCCGTCGGCGACGTCAACCACCGCGCACTCCTCACCCACCAGGGCAAGTACCAGGCACGCGCCGCCGGCGAGGCCATCGCCGCACGGGCGCAGGGCCGCCCGGTGCACGCCGAGCCCTGGGGCGCCCACGTCGCGACCGCCGACCACGCAGCCGTCCCGCAGGTCACCTTCACCGACCCCGAGGTGGCGAGCATCGGCCTGACCGAGACCGCGGCACGCGAGCAGGGCATCGACGTCCGCGCGGTCGAGTACGACCTCGGTGCGATCGCCGGCTCGGCGCTGCAGGCCGACGGCTACACCGGCCGGGCGAAGATGGTCGTCGACGAGTCCCGCGGCGTCGTCGTCGGCGTGACCTTCGTCGGACAGGACGTCGCCGAGATGCTCCACGCGGCGACGGTCGCGGTCGTCGGCGAGGTCCCCGTCGACCGGCTCTGGCACGCGGTCCCGGCGTACCCGACGATGAACGAGGTCTGGCTCCGCCTGCTCGAGACCTACGGCCGACCGGAGTAG
- a CDS encoding Fe-S oxidoreductase, protein MRNPLLDSPVSRAGWVFATAVGLAVGVPFSTGRIRVEDGLIVCTGLPRWAFRRGGTCVGSVYLTRDNDGPRVLRHERVHVTQWRRYGMLMPLLYALAGRDAARNRFEVEAGLEDGGYR, encoded by the coding sequence GTGCGCAACCCGCTCCTCGACTCCCCCGTCTCGCGCGCCGGTTGGGTGTTCGCCACCGCGGTCGGACTGGCCGTCGGGGTGCCCTTCTCGACCGGGCGGATCCGGGTCGAGGACGGGTTGATCGTGTGCACGGGGCTGCCGCGCTGGGCGTTCCGGCGCGGCGGCACGTGCGTCGGGTCGGTGTACCTGACGCGGGACAACGACGGCCCGCGCGTGCTGCGGCACGAACGGGTGCACGTGACGCAGTGGCGTCGCTACGGCATGCTCATGCCGCTGCTCTACGCCCTCGCGGGGCGCGACGCCGCCCGCAACCGCTTCGAGGTGGAGGCCGGTCTCGAGGACGGCGGCTACCGCTGA
- a CDS encoding ABC transporter ATP-binding protein, translating into MGARGLTLAYDDRTVVSSLDVDVPDGELTVIVGPNACGKSTLLKAFARTLRPSAGTVFLDGTPIDSLRPKAVARRVGMLPQTPVAPEGITVRDLVSRGRFPHQDLLHPSSGSDRTAVQAALEQTDTVSLADRSVGELSGGQRQRVWIAMVLAQETDIVLLDEPTTFLDIAHQYDVLELASALHAAGRTVVAVLHDLNQAARYATHLVAMRDGAIVAQGTPAAVLTSELVEDVFGLPCVVVPDPETGTPLVVPRRRVA; encoded by the coding sequence CTGGGGGCGCGCGGGCTGACCCTGGCGTACGACGACCGGACCGTGGTGTCGTCGCTCGACGTCGACGTGCCCGACGGGGAACTCACCGTGATCGTCGGTCCGAACGCCTGCGGCAAGTCGACCCTGTTGAAGGCGTTCGCCCGCACCCTCCGGCCGAGCGCCGGCACGGTGTTCCTCGACGGCACCCCGATCGACTCGCTCCGCCCGAAGGCCGTCGCCCGTCGGGTCGGCATGCTGCCCCAGACGCCCGTCGCACCCGAGGGCATCACCGTCCGGGACCTCGTGTCCCGCGGCCGCTTCCCGCACCAGGACCTGCTGCACCCGTCGTCCGGCTCCGACCGCACCGCCGTGCAGGCCGCGCTGGAGCAGACCGACACCGTGTCGCTCGCCGACCGGAGCGTCGGTGAGCTCTCGGGTGGGCAGCGGCAGCGCGTGTGGATCGCGATGGTGCTGGCGCAGGAGACCGACATCGTCCTGCTCGACGAGCCGACGACGTTCCTCGACATCGCGCACCAGTACGACGTGCTCGAGCTCGCCTCGGCACTGCACGCGGCGGGCCGCACCGTCGTGGCGGTGCTCCACGACCTGAACCAGGCCGCCCGGTACGCGACGCACCTCGTGGCGATGCGCGACGGGGCGATCGTGGCACAGGGCACGCCGGCCGCGGTGCTGACCTCGGAGCTGGTGGAGGACGTGTTCGGACTGCCCTGCGTGGTCGTGCCCGACCCGGAGACCGGGACACCCCTGGTGGTGCCGCGCCGGCGCGTCGCCTGA
- a CDS encoding siderophore-interacting protein: protein MPYSYLVAARYRVFSVRVAAVSALTPSFVRVTLTGDALADFSAVGLDQRIKVVLPIPGHGFTDLPDGDDWYGAWRALPDAERNPLRTYTVRSFRPDARELDIDFVAHGDTGPASRWVSACRVGDELRIVGPAVPSSPAELPSGAAEFAPGSATRILLAGDETAAPAICAILEALDVATVGHVFIEVPTDADRLPVTAPAGVEVRWIARNGASHGVRMTDQVHAWAAEVTTGAASVAEPVRGAVDLADVDVDEQVLWDVPAALDERPVYAWIAGEAGCVKELRRHLVRGVGLDRRQVAFMGYWRHGKAEH from the coding sequence ATGCCATACTCGTACCTCGTGGCAGCCCGGTACCGAGTCTTCTCCGTCCGCGTCGCGGCCGTGTCGGCGCTCACCCCGTCGTTCGTCCGGGTGACGCTCACCGGTGACGCGCTCGCGGACTTCTCCGCGGTCGGGCTCGACCAGCGGATCAAGGTCGTCCTGCCGATCCCCGGACACGGGTTCACCGACCTGCCCGACGGTGACGACTGGTACGGCGCGTGGCGCGCACTGCCCGACGCCGAGCGGAACCCGCTGCGCACCTACACCGTCCGGTCCTTCCGCCCGGACGCCCGCGAGCTCGACATCGACTTCGTGGCGCACGGGGACACCGGACCGGCCTCGCGGTGGGTGTCGGCGTGCCGTGTCGGGGACGAGCTCCGCATCGTCGGTCCGGCCGTGCCGTCCTCGCCCGCCGAGCTGCCGAGCGGCGCCGCCGAGTTCGCGCCGGGGAGCGCGACCCGGATCCTGCTCGCCGGGGACGAGACCGCCGCTCCCGCGATCTGCGCCATCCTCGAGGCACTCGACGTGGCGACCGTCGGACACGTCTTCATCGAGGTCCCGACCGACGCCGACCGGCTGCCGGTCACCGCACCCGCCGGTGTCGAGGTGCGGTGGATCGCCCGCAACGGTGCCTCGCACGGGGTCCGGATGACGGACCAGGTGCACGCCTGGGCCGCCGAGGTCACGACCGGGGCCGCCTCGGTGGCGGAGCCGGTGCGCGGCGCCGTGGACCTGGCCGACGTGGACGTCGACGAGCAGGTGCTCTGGGACGTGCCGGCCGCGCTCGACGAGCGACCGGTGTACGCCTGGATCGCGGGCGAGGCCGGTTGCGTGAAGGAGCTCCGCCGACACCTCGTGCGCGGCGTCGGACTCGACCGTCGGCAGGTCGCGTTCATGGGGTACTGGCGGCACGGCAAGGCCGAGCACTGA